The nucleotide sequence ACTTATAGGAAACCTTGGCCAGATCCTCGTTGGCCTGAATGATTTTCTTTTTAAGATCTTCCTTATAGCAAGCCAGTTTTACCTGCAAAGCCTCGTCGCCAACAGCGAGCATTTGTACGGCAAGTATGCCTGCGTTCAACGATCCGTTTATGCCAACAGTAGCCACAGGGATACCCGGAGGCATCTGTACAATCGCCAGCAAGGCATCCATTCCGTCAAGTGAAGCATTGATAGGCACCCCAATTACCGGAAGAGTTGTCATGGACGCAATCACACCGCAAAGGTGTGCCGCCATACCGGCTGCTGCGATTATTACTTTGATTCCTCGTCCTTTGGCATTTTTAGCAAAGACTTCTACTTCGGCCGGAGTACGATGAGCCGAAAGGGCATGCATTTCGAAAGGTATTTCCATTTCGTCCAGCAGTTTGGCCGCTTTTTCCATTACTGGTAAATCGGAAGTGCTGCCCATAATAATACTAACAACCGGAGTCA is from uncultured Macellibacteroides sp. and encodes:
- the purE gene encoding 5-(carboxyamino)imidazole ribonucleotide mutase encodes the protein MTPVVSIIMGSTSDLPVMEKAAKLLDEMEIPFEMHALSAHRTPAEVEVFAKNAKGRGIKVIIAAAGMAAHLCGVIASMTTLPVIGVPINASLDGMDALLAIVQMPPGIPVATVGINGSLNAGILAVQMLAVGDEALQVKLACYKEDLKKKIIQANEDLAKVSYKYKTN